Proteins encoded by one window of Halomonas sp. Bachu 37:
- the pssA gene encoding CDP-diacylglycerol--serine O-phosphatidyltransferase — protein sequence MTQDDRNSEHEQSASKDESEQFVRDDEDLAATFLRETEVVEESVEDGKKVRRRGIYLLPNLFTTSALFSGFFAVVAGINGDFSAAAVAIFIAMVLDGLDGRVARMTNTQSEFGAEYDSLADMISFGMAPALVAFTWILQDIGKTGWVVAFLYVACAALRLARFNVQIGSTDKKWFIGLPSPSAAAVVAASVWTFHSFDADALGFKLLMLFVVAAAGVLMVSNIRYYSFKDVDFKKPVPFVVLLAVVLGFVMISVEPSVMLLLLFGAYVISGPILAAMRKAKTKV from the coding sequence ATGACACAGGACGACCGTAATTCGGAACATGAGCAATCGGCAAGCAAGGATGAATCCGAACAGTTCGTGAGAGATGACGAGGACTTGGCAGCGACATTCCTGCGAGAAACGGAAGTCGTTGAAGAGTCGGTCGAGGACGGTAAGAAAGTTCGCCGCAGGGGCATTTACCTGCTTCCCAATCTGTTCACCACTTCGGCGCTCTTCTCGGGTTTTTTTGCCGTCGTGGCGGGGATTAATGGTGACTTCTCGGCAGCGGCTGTCGCCATCTTCATAGCCATGGTACTCGATGGCCTCGATGGGCGGGTCGCCCGAATGACGAATACGCAAAGCGAGTTCGGGGCAGAATACGACAGCCTGGCCGATATGATCTCCTTTGGTATGGCCCCCGCGCTAGTGGCCTTTACCTGGATCCTGCAGGATATCGGCAAGACGGGATGGGTGGTGGCGTTTCTCTACGTTGCCTGCGCAGCGCTACGCCTTGCTCGCTTCAATGTCCAGATCGGTAGTACCGATAAGAAGTGGTTCATTGGCCTACCCAGTCCTTCGGCAGCGGCCGTGGTGGCTGCCAGTGTCTGGACGTTTCATAGCTTTGATGCCGACGCTCTCGGGTTCAAGTTGCTGATGCTGTTTGTCGTCGCCGCTGCTGGTGTCTTGATGGTTAGTAATATCCGCTACTACAGCTTCAAGGATGTCGACTTCAAGAAGCCGGTGCCTTTCGTTGTGCTCCTGGCGGTCGTGCTGGGGTTCGTGATGATTTCGGTAGAACCCTCGGTAATGCTTCTGCTGCTCTTCGGTGCCTATGTGATTTCAGGACCCATTTTGGCCGCCATGCGCAAGGCAAAGACGAAAGTCTGA
- the yaaA gene encoding peroxide stress protein YaaA: MLSVISPAKTLDFETPATTEIATQPDHLARSRTLIGILRDYSPQQLSELMGISDKLAGLNAARFAQWQPPFTPTNAKPAIQAFQGDVYTGLEAHEFDARMNEFSQNHLRILSGLYGLLRPLDLIQPYRLEMGTKLPNPEGKDLYAYWKPILTQALKEALDASGSRVLVNLASNEYFKAVDTQKIDARIITPIFKDEKNGQYKIISFYAKKARGMMASWIIRQRLNEPDQLKQFTGAGYRFSPAASEGDTLVFTRPEASAER, translated from the coding sequence ATGCTGAGTGTCATCTCGCCCGCCAAGACACTGGATTTTGAAACGCCAGCCACCACCGAAATCGCGACCCAGCCAGACCATTTGGCACGAAGCCGCACCTTGATCGGAATTCTCAGAGATTATTCTCCCCAGCAACTCAGTGAACTGATGGGGATCAGCGATAAATTGGCCGGTCTCAATGCCGCCAGGTTCGCTCAATGGCAGCCTCCCTTCACGCCGACCAACGCCAAACCCGCCATTCAGGCTTTTCAGGGAGATGTCTATACCGGCCTGGAAGCGCACGAATTCGATGCGCGAATGAACGAGTTTTCCCAGAATCACTTACGGATTCTCTCGGGTCTTTACGGTCTATTGCGGCCGCTGGATCTTATTCAGCCGTATCGCCTGGAAATGGGAACCAAGTTGCCCAATCCTGAAGGCAAGGATCTTTACGCTTACTGGAAGCCGATCCTGACCCAGGCGTTGAAAGAGGCTCTTGATGCCAGCGGCTCGCGAGTCCTGGTGAACCTAGCCTCCAACGAGTACTTCAAGGCCGTCGATACCCAGAAAATCGACGCCCGCATCATTACTCCCATTTTCAAGGATGAAAAGAATGGGCAGTACAAGATCATCAGCTTTTATGCCAAGAAGGCCCGGGGAATGATGGCCAGCTGGATCATCCGTCAGCGTCTCAACGAACCGGATCAACTCAAGCAATTCACCGGCGCCGGGTATCGTTTCTCCCCCGCTGCCTCGGAAGGCGATACTCTGGTCTTCACTCGTCCAGAAGCCAGTGCCGAACGCTAG
- a CDS encoding TIGR00730 family Rossman fold protein: MARICVYLGSREGRSPEFLQTARHLGQLLAERGHTLVYGGARIGLMGELANAVLDNGGEVIGVMPDHLVDREQAHLGLTELIRVRNMHERKASMAAHADAFLALPGGIGTLEELFEIWTWGYLGLHEKPLGLLNIVDFYTPLLDFLDSTVAHGFLTPATRDMMLDAQTPNALLDALEASLNGRKG, from the coding sequence ATGGCACGAATTTGCGTCTACCTGGGCTCGCGTGAAGGTCGCAGCCCCGAGTTTCTCCAAACCGCCCGGCACTTGGGCCAGCTATTGGCCGAGCGTGGCCACACGCTGGTCTACGGCGGGGCACGTATCGGCTTGATGGGAGAGCTGGCCAACGCAGTATTGGATAACGGTGGCGAGGTTATCGGCGTCATGCCCGATCATCTCGTCGATCGAGAACAGGCCCACTTAGGGCTGACCGAATTGATCCGGGTACGTAACATGCATGAGCGCAAGGCCAGCATGGCCGCGCATGCCGACGCTTTCCTCGCCCTGCCCGGCGGTATCGGCACGCTTGAGGAGCTCTTCGAGATATGGACCTGGGGGTATCTGGGGCTGCACGAGAAGCCGCTGGGGCTGCTCAACATCGTGGACTTCTACACACCGCTGCTTGATTTTCTCGATTCCACGGTGGCCCATGGTTTCCTGACCCCCGCGACACGCGACATGATGCTCGATGCACAAACGCCGAATGCGTTGCTGGACGCGCTCGAAGCAAGTCTCAACGGCCGCAAAGGTTAA
- a CDS encoding PatB family C-S lyase → MRFDFATPLERRHPQGNWASQKWHRYGEDILPLWVADMDFRSPPEVVEALHARVEHGIYGYGEVPGGLPQALAEWSAHHYGWAIDPTWQQWLPGVVPALHLATLALTEPGEGVLTVAPIYPPFLAVAERTGRVTQTAYLAPPDGTQGEWRLDLAALEAAITSNTRLLLWCQPHNPTGRIWREEELAGLAELVERHDLYVISDELHCDLLLPEGARHRPLVMAYPALAARTITLWSPSKTFNLAGLTTACAIIADPELRRRFARTIKGLVPDGNVMGLVAAEAAYRHGEPWRQELLSTLRGHRDYLMERANAWPGARMAEPEATYLAWIDLRKAGLGNTPQKALLERAGVALSNGADFGTPGFVRLNFGTTATQLQAAVERMDKVLG, encoded by the coding sequence ATGAGGTTTGATTTTGCCACGCCGCTGGAGCGGCGCCATCCCCAAGGCAATTGGGCTTCGCAAAAGTGGCACCGCTATGGCGAGGATATCCTGCCGTTATGGGTGGCGGATATGGACTTTCGCTCACCTCCCGAGGTCGTGGAGGCCCTTCACGCCCGCGTCGAGCATGGCATCTACGGTTACGGCGAAGTTCCCGGCGGTTTACCGCAAGCGTTGGCCGAGTGGAGTGCGCATCACTATGGCTGGGCTATCGACCCCACTTGGCAACAATGGTTGCCGGGAGTGGTACCGGCACTTCATCTTGCCACCCTGGCATTGACCGAGCCTGGGGAAGGGGTTCTGACCGTTGCCCCCATCTACCCGCCTTTTCTCGCTGTTGCCGAGCGCACGGGCCGAGTGACGCAAACCGCCTATCTCGCTCCGCCTGACGGCACGCAAGGGGAGTGGCGGCTGGACCTGGCCGCGCTGGAGGCTGCGATCACCTCAAACACGCGCTTGCTTTTATGGTGCCAGCCGCACAATCCCACCGGGCGTATCTGGCGCGAGGAGGAGCTGGCGGGGCTGGCCGAGCTTGTCGAGCGCCATGATCTCTACGTGATTTCCGATGAGCTGCATTGCGATCTTCTCCTGCCGGAAGGTGCGCGTCACCGGCCTCTGGTCATGGCGTATCCCGCTTTGGCCGCACGGACCATCACCCTGTGGTCTCCCTCGAAGACCTTCAATCTGGCGGGGTTGACCACGGCTTGCGCGATCATTGCCGATCCCGAGTTGCGCCGTCGCTTTGCCCGCACCATCAAGGGGCTAGTCCCGGACGGTAACGTAATGGGGCTGGTCGCGGCGGAAGCGGCGTACCGCCATGGTGAGCCCTGGCGCCAGGAACTACTGAGCACGCTGCGCGGCCATCGCGACTACTTGATGGAACGGGCCAACGCCTGGCCGGGTGCGCGCATGGCGGAGCCGGAGGCAACGTACCTGGCCTGGATCGACTTGCGTAAGGCCGGCTTGGGAAATACGCCGCAGAAGGCGCTGCTGGAGCGGGCCGGTGTGGCGCTTTCCAACGGCGCCGATTTCGGCACGCCGGGGTTCGTGCGGCTCAATTTCGGCACTACCGCCACCCAACTACAGGCGGCGGTGGAGCGAATGGACAAGGTACTGGGGTGA
- a CDS encoding NADP(H)-dependent aldo-keto reductase yields MQTRPLGKTGLEVSRLCLGTMTFGEQNSETDAHEQLDRAVAFGINFIDTAEMYPVPPKAETQGRTERYIGSWLKSRGSRDDVIIASKVSGPGMAYLRGGSRLTRQQILQAADDNLKRLQTDYIDLYQLHWPDRNTNFFGKLNYRHTEEEDSTALEESLGALKELVDAGKVRAIGLSNETPWGVMRCLHLADTMGLPRVASIQNPYNLLNRSFEIGLAEIAHREDVGLLAYSPLGFGVLSGKYLDGARPENARLTLFERFQRYNSPQAETATRAYVELARQHGLDPAQMALAFVNSRSFLTSNIIGATTMEQLENNLESEALKLDDDVLDAIEAIHTQMPNPCP; encoded by the coding sequence ATGCAAACGCGCCCTCTCGGCAAGACCGGCTTGGAAGTCAGTCGATTGTGCCTCGGCACCATGACGTTCGGCGAACAGAACAGCGAAACCGACGCCCACGAACAACTGGATCGAGCGGTAGCGTTCGGCATCAATTTCATCGATACGGCTGAAATGTACCCCGTGCCGCCGAAGGCAGAGACTCAAGGACGCACGGAGCGTTATATCGGAAGCTGGCTCAAGTCGCGCGGCTCACGCGACGATGTCATCATCGCCAGCAAGGTCAGCGGGCCGGGAATGGCTTACCTGCGCGGCGGATCGCGCTTGACCCGCCAGCAGATACTGCAAGCCGCGGATGACAACCTCAAGCGGCTGCAGACCGACTATATCGATCTCTATCAACTGCACTGGCCGGATCGCAACACCAATTTCTTCGGCAAGCTGAATTACCGGCATACCGAGGAGGAGGACAGTACCGCTCTGGAAGAGAGTCTCGGCGCGCTGAAGGAACTGGTCGATGCCGGTAAGGTTCGCGCGATTGGTCTATCCAACGAGACCCCTTGGGGCGTGATGCGTTGCTTGCACCTGGCCGACACTATGGGGCTGCCCAGAGTGGCTTCCATCCAGAATCCCTATAACCTGCTTAACCGCAGTTTTGAAATCGGTCTGGCTGAAATAGCTCACCGAGAAGACGTCGGGCTGCTGGCATACTCGCCACTGGGCTTCGGTGTGCTTTCCGGCAAGTACCTGGATGGGGCTCGGCCTGAAAATGCCCGCCTCACTTTGTTTGAGCGCTTCCAGCGTTATAATTCGCCTCAAGCGGAGACAGCCACCCGCGCCTATGTCGAGCTGGCCCGCCAGCATGGCCTGGACCCGGCCCAGATGGCGCTGGCATTCGTCAATTCGCGCAGTTTCCTGACCAGCAACATCATTGGCGCCACCACCATGGAGCAGTTGGAAAACAACCTAGAAAGCGAGGCGCTCAAACTGGATGACGATGTCCTGGACGCCATCGAGGCCATCCATACGCAGATGCCTAACCCCTGCCCTTGA
- a CDS encoding tetratricopeptide repeat protein → MPQASSLFIRLEYRLAEQLFHSRWLLPRSPRTQRLTMRLYKRCADAGHPTALSVYGHMLFHRSLSPQDKARGARYVLEAAQAGNVKAQYQAAVIHEHGCLQYPRREDYAVTWYARAAQAGHYLAANRLAQAYRDGELGLAVDNAKAAYWQQQAEACSEPPALERAV, encoded by the coding sequence ATGCCCCAGGCATCATCTTTGTTCATTCGGCTGGAGTATCGTCTGGCCGAGCAGCTGTTTCATAGCCGTTGGCTATTACCCCGGTCGCCGCGCACCCAGCGGTTGACCATGCGTCTTTACAAGCGCTGTGCCGATGCGGGCCATCCTACGGCGCTATCGGTCTATGGACACATGCTGTTCCATCGTAGCCTTTCGCCTCAGGATAAGGCGCGTGGCGCCCGCTATGTACTGGAAGCCGCCCAGGCCGGGAATGTGAAAGCACAGTATCAGGCCGCGGTCATCCACGAGCATGGATGCCTGCAGTATCCGCGCCGCGAGGATTACGCCGTCACCTGGTACGCCCGAGCCGCGCAGGCAGGCCACTACCTGGCGGCGAATCGCTTGGCTCAAGCTTACCGAGATGGTGAGCTAGGCTTGGCCGTGGACAATGCGAAGGCCGCCTACTGGCAGCAGCAAGCCGAAGCATGCAGTGAACCTCCGGCCCTCGAGCGTGCCGTATAA
- a CDS encoding isochorismatase family protein, giving the protein MRLKAETSLFLMVDFQAGLLPVIDGGLQAASEAAWLGGVAHELNVPIWLTEQNPEKLGATEPSLLQDLPGYRLWQKNHFGVMEEKAFADALAASGRHQVVLCGTEAHICVMQTGLGLLEAGYELYWLTEATASRREEEAKLARKRVCQAGAVAVSGDMVAYEWLHRCDSEAFKRVHRHFLKPRSPRPVRFF; this is encoded by the coding sequence GTGCGCCTGAAAGCAGAAACCAGTCTCTTTCTCATGGTCGATTTCCAGGCTGGATTATTGCCCGTGATTGATGGTGGCCTTCAGGCCGCCTCCGAAGCCGCGTGGTTGGGCGGAGTCGCCCATGAGTTGAACGTACCGATCTGGCTCACCGAACAAAACCCCGAGAAGCTGGGAGCCACCGAGCCCAGTTTGCTGCAAGACCTGCCTGGTTATCGATTGTGGCAAAAGAATCATTTCGGTGTGATGGAAGAAAAAGCTTTTGCTGATGCCTTGGCGGCGTCAGGGCGACATCAGGTGGTGCTATGCGGTACGGAAGCGCATATCTGCGTGATGCAAACGGGATTGGGCCTGCTCGAGGCGGGATATGAGCTTTATTGGCTGACGGAAGCCACCGCCAGCCGGCGTGAGGAAGAAGCCAAGCTTGCCCGCAAGAGAGTATGCCAGGCGGGAGCGGTGGCCGTGAGTGGCGATATGGTCGCGTACGAGTGGCTCCATCGCTGCGATAGCGAGGCATTCAAACGCGTCCACCGCCATTTTCTCAAGCCACGATCGCCACGCCCGGTACGTTTCTTCTAG
- a CDS encoding DUF501 domain-containing protein: MVIRTDQAPDARQLAIITEQLGRAPRGIEAVAATDSQGTPLVLRMAPIIDDKPFPTLYWLCSERLKVEISHIEAAGVIKQLEQRLQEDSDFLAAYHASHQDYVAARWAFMSEAQQVQVRQLGYDEVLTQRGIGGISNWDQVRCLHTQYAHHLCGDNVIGQWLDASYPVADCLP; this comes from the coding sequence ATGGTGATTCGCACCGATCAAGCTCCTGACGCCCGCCAGCTCGCGATAATCACAGAACAACTGGGACGTGCCCCGCGCGGCATCGAAGCCGTTGCCGCGACCGACAGTCAAGGTACGCCCCTGGTGTTGCGCATGGCGCCGATCATCGATGACAAGCCTTTCCCCACCCTTTATTGGCTATGTTCCGAGCGTCTGAAGGTGGAGATCTCGCATATCGAGGCGGCAGGCGTCATCAAGCAGTTGGAACAGCGCCTACAGGAGGATTCCGACTTCCTCGCTGCCTATCATGCCAGCCACCAGGACTATGTCGCTGCTCGCTGGGCCTTCATGAGTGAAGCCCAGCAAGTCCAGGTACGCCAGTTAGGTTACGACGAGGTGTTGACCCAACGCGGCATAGGCGGCATCAGCAATTGGGATCAAGTGCGCTGCCTGCATACCCAGTACGCCCACCACCTATGCGGCGACAATGTCATCGGCCAATGGTTGGACGCGTCTTACCCAGTGGCTGACTGTCTCCCCTAG
- a CDS encoding thioesterase family protein, whose protein sequence is MFTRTIEPAFYDTDALGHINNTRLPAWFELARNDLFKLFTPDLNPRQWRLIMARMEVDYRAELFYGHDIEIRTYLTRLGNSSFTVTQEARQHGKLTNLGHTVMVQYDHQAKCTVPIEGKLREALEAHLQEAPAPA, encoded by the coding sequence ATGTTTACACGTACCATTGAACCCGCTTTTTACGATACCGATGCCCTGGGACACATCAACAATACCCGCTTGCCTGCCTGGTTCGAACTGGCGCGCAACGACCTGTTCAAGCTGTTTACCCCGGACTTGAATCCCAGGCAGTGGCGTTTGATCATGGCTCGGATGGAAGTCGACTACCGCGCCGAACTGTTTTACGGTCACGATATCGAAATACGCACTTATTTGACTCGCCTGGGCAATAGCTCCTTCACCGTGACCCAGGAAGCCCGGCAGCACGGCAAGCTGACCAATCTCGGCCATACCGTCATGGTCCAGTACGACCACCAGGCCAAATGCACCGTACCCATCGAGGGCAAGCTGCGCGAGGCGCTTGAAGCCCACCTGCAGGAGGCACCGGCGCCTGCTTGA